In Aequorivita sp. H23M31, a single window of DNA contains:
- a CDS encoding type II toxin-antitoxin system HigB family toxin encodes MKRIIAKSTLREYWEKHADSEQYLKTWYDTAKSAEWFSPNDVKQTYINASILKNGRVVFNIKGNSYRLVVKFNYEKQWAFIRFIGTHTEYDKINADTI; translated from the coding sequence ATGAAACGAATAATTGCAAAAAGTACACTTCGCGAATATTGGGAAAAACACGCTGATTCCGAACAATACTTGAAGACCTGGTATGACACCGCGAAAAGTGCTGAATGGTTTTCTCCCAACGACGTCAAACAAACTTACATCAACGCAAGTATCTTAAAGAATGGTCGAGTGGTTTTCAATATTAAGGGAAATTCTTACCGTCTTGTTGTTAAGTTCAACTATGAAAAACAATGGGCATTTATCCGGTTCATTGGAACTCACACGGAATATGATAAAATAAATGCTGACACGATTTAA
- a CDS encoding helix-turn-helix domain-containing protein, translated as MELKPIKTDKDYRDALERLEIIFDAPINTKEGDEAEILSLLIENYENEHYPIDAPDPIEAIKIRMKELNMRQKDLVGIIGGKSRVSEILNRKKKLTVDMIRDLERILQISASVLVSAYQLEKK; from the coding sequence ATGGAATTAAAGCCTATTAAAACTGACAAAGATTACCGAGACGCACTTGAACGCTTGGAAATCATTTTCGATGCACCTATCAATACCAAAGAGGGCGACGAAGCTGAAATACTATCGTTATTAATTGAAAACTACGAAAATGAACATTATCCAATTGACGCACCTGACCCAATCGAGGCGATAAAAATACGAATGAAAGAATTAAATATGCGCCAAAAGGATTTAGTTGGAATAATCGGCGGGAAAAGTCGAGTATCAGAAATCCTCAATAGAAAGAAAAAGTTGACTGTCGATATGATACGAGATTTGGAAAGAATACTTCAGATTTCAGCTTCAGTTTTGGTAAGTGCTTATCAACTCGAAAAGAAATAA
- a CDS encoding transposase has translation MEFITGFNRDQLVMVDFESCVGLESWARTVDMFVDILPMEELGFRDVLNAEGRPPYHSSDMLKLYLYGYKNRLRSSRQMEHACKVNLEVIWLLKGLRPSARKIAYFRKDNAAAFKLAFRHFVGLLKEWELIEGATIAIDSFKIRAQNAQKNNFNQKKLDRHIAYIDDKIREYQDRLDQGDGVVGEQQIGSKIAYQESKKERYRNIEKKLQESGESQISLTDPDARSVILHRNIINVGYNVQAGCDAKHKLFVNNDTGSVNDTHALSPMALDAKELLGVESLDILTDKGYTTAKHLDICTRNGITPYSSPKDHSSHHKRTLSHGGFQVR, from the coding sequence ATGGAATTTATAACAGGATTTAATCGGGACCAATTGGTAATGGTGGACTTTGAGTCTTGCGTAGGGCTGGAGTCCTGGGCGCGTACCGTTGATATGTTCGTGGATATCCTTCCTATGGAGGAACTGGGCTTTAGGGACGTGCTCAACGCCGAGGGAAGGCCTCCCTACCATTCGTCGGATATGCTCAAGCTCTATCTCTATGGGTACAAGAACAGACTTCGCTCCTCACGCCAAATGGAACACGCCTGCAAGGTCAACCTTGAGGTGATCTGGCTCTTGAAGGGACTGCGTCCCTCGGCAAGGAAAATCGCTTACTTCAGAAAGGACAATGCCGCGGCCTTCAAACTGGCCTTTAGGCATTTTGTGGGGCTGCTCAAGGAATGGGAGCTCATAGAGGGTGCGACCATCGCCATAGACTCCTTCAAGATCAGGGCGCAGAATGCCCAGAAGAACAACTTCAACCAAAAGAAGCTGGACCGCCATATTGCCTACATCGACGACAAGATCAGGGAGTACCAGGACAGGCTCGATCAAGGGGATGGAGTTGTCGGTGAACAGCAAATCGGGTCGAAGATTGCGTACCAAGAATCAAAAAAAGAGAGGTACCGCAACATAGAAAAAAAACTGCAGGAAAGCGGCGAGAGCCAGATCAGCCTTACCGATCCCGACGCAAGGTCCGTAATCCTGCACCGCAACATCATCAACGTGGGCTATAACGTACAGGCAGGCTGCGATGCAAAGCACAAGCTATTTGTGAACAACGATACCGGGAGCGTGAACGATACCCATGCGCTCTCCCCAATGGCACTGGACGCCAAGGAACTCCTGGGCGTGGAAAGCCTGGACATCCTTACCGATAAGGGATACACCACCGCCAAGCATCTGGATATCTGCACCAGGAACGGGATCACGCCCTATTCCTCACCCAAGGACCATTCTTCGCACCACAAACGGACGCTATCCCATGGTGGATTTCAGGTACGATAA
- a CDS encoding transposase, which yields MVDFRYDKIKDTYTCPADQVLATNGSIYDKAGHKVKHYKNREACGACPVRALCTTNKNGRFIERSIYQEALDENQKRVEARPEYYRLRQQVTEHQFGTLKRQWGFTHTLMRGKQNVLSEVDLMMICYNLTRLVSILGPEVLKNRLKRLVPGFSALFEAILAHMNSFLLPRNTYPNFKPTRNTVLTAL from the coding sequence ATGGTGGATTTCAGGTACGATAAAATAAAGGATACCTACACCTGTCCGGCGGATCAGGTACTGGCCACCAATGGAAGTATCTACGATAAGGCGGGCCACAAGGTCAAGCACTACAAGAACAGGGAGGCCTGCGGGGCATGTCCCGTCAGAGCGCTGTGCACCACAAACAAGAACGGGCGCTTTATAGAGCGCTCCATTTACCAGGAGGCTCTGGACGAGAATCAAAAAAGAGTGGAAGCAAGACCAGAATATTATAGGCTCAGGCAACAGGTCACCGAGCACCAGTTTGGGACACTGAAAAGGCAATGGGGTTTTACCCATACATTGATGAGGGGGAAACAAAATGTACTCTCCGAGGTTGACCTGATGATGATCTGTTATAACCTCACCCGGCTTGTATCCATTCTGGGACCAGAGGTATTGAAAAACAGGCTGAAAAGGCTTGTGCCCGGATTTTCGGCCCTATTTGAAGCGATTTTGGCCCACATGAACAGTTTTCTTTTACCACGCAATACCTATCCAAATTTTAAACCTACAAGAAATACAGTCCTAACGGCTCTCTAA
- a CDS encoding S1C family serine protease, with product MNKHFLFLLLLIPSLIFSQNAKEIAKKCMASTVSLVMEDNSKQPLSLGSGFIIDEGKVITNLHVIEDANYGYVTISGESRKFKIEGYLAVDKINDLVLLSVPTLIETAIEINENSPEIGEKIYAIGNPKGLSGTISEGIISGIRTIDKTELIQITAPISPGSSGGPVINNDGQLIGVSVGTLDSGQNLNFAIPTKYVSKLIQLPKTQITQLNIKSVGKKNNQSNSVKGIKEGIEIINIEWSDGHNAKMLDGFSIKNNIPYTITKVKLLFILRNAQGQMIDAFEWSDSSFSLGSMKYGDYIKPFLAKYVSSVTGQLNWQRVSKRKTGEKLEIRILDFSIKE from the coding sequence ATGAATAAACACTTTTTATTTTTATTATTATTAATTCCAAGTTTAATTTTTTCTCAAAATGCCAAGGAAATAGCAAAGAAATGTATGGCTTCTACAGTTTCATTGGTTATGGAGGATAATTCCAAACAACCATTATCCTTAGGTTCTGGATTTATCATAGATGAGGGAAAAGTAATTACTAATTTACACGTTATTGAAGACGCCAATTATGGTTATGTAACTATAAGTGGGGAGTCCAGAAAGTTTAAAATTGAGGGATATTTGGCTGTCGATAAGATAAACGATTTGGTGTTATTGTCTGTTCCTACATTAATTGAAACAGCAATTGAAATTAATGAAAATAGTCCTGAGATTGGAGAAAAAATTTATGCAATTGGAAATCCAAAAGGTTTGTCTGGAACAATATCGGAAGGAATTATAAGTGGAATTAGAACTATCGACAAAACAGAACTTATTCAAATAACTGCACCTATTTCCCCAGGAAGTAGTGGTGGTCCAGTAATAAACAATGACGGCCAACTAATTGGGGTTTCAGTTGGAACCTTAGATTCTGGTCAAAATCTGAATTTTGCTATTCCAACAAAATATGTCTCAAAATTAATCCAATTACCAAAAACTCAAATAACGCAATTGAACATTAAGTCTGTTGGTAAAAAAAACAATCAAAGTAATTCAGTAAAAGGGATAAAAGAAGGGATCGAAATAATAAATATTGAGTGGAGTGACGGCCATAATGCAAAAATGTTAGATGGGTTTTCAATTAAAAATAATATTCCATATACAATTACCAAAGTAAAGCTATTATTCATTTTGCGTAATGCACAAGGTCAAATGATTGATGCTTTTGAATGGTCAGATAGTAGTTTTAGCTTAGGCTCAATGAAATATGGAGATTATATCAAACCTTTTTTAGCGAAATATGTTTCATCTGTTACTGGACAATTAAATTGGCAAAGAGTTTCAAAAAGAAAAACGGGGGAGAAACTTGAAATAAGAATATTGGATTTTTCAATTAAAGAATAA
- a CDS encoding IS110 family RNA-guided transposase — protein MERKMKLGMDVVNFNAAGIDVGSRSHYVAIGQELDNVREFGVYAEDLTALCQWLMESDVTTVAMESTGDYWQNLYVELISFGFEVVLANGKFTKNAKGKKTDVKDCRWIQKLHTLGLLSGSFLPDLTTEQLRTFCRQRGNWIDLAASATHKMQKYLKLLNFRLDVVVKDVCGLTGMKIIEDICKGNLDPLSLAEHRHYNCRKPKEEIASALHGNNRSDYLFGLQQEFEAYKFFQKKIADCDKKIEHFIKQELKQHPERGKMKTTEKPHKRMNKNAPQIKDLNQIAFRYFDGVDLFAIEGLSHSTILTIMSEIGPEGFNKFGSSKQFTSWLRLAPNNKISGKKILSNRVPKGSNRLKIALRQAANAIGNLKGTHLSDFFRRVAYRKGRHSAVSATARKLAVIIWNMITKKIQYQPPKQYLFLDQKRKLGLVNRIKKQMDKFELKPEDLGFKNNLNISNLI, from the coding sequence ATGGAAAGAAAAATGAAACTCGGCATGGACGTTGTAAATTTCAATGCCGCCGGAATCGACGTGGGCAGCCGCTCCCACTATGTGGCCATTGGCCAAGAACTAGACAATGTAAGGGAATTCGGGGTCTATGCCGAAGATCTCACAGCACTCTGCCAGTGGCTCATGGAATCTGACGTGACCACAGTGGCAATGGAGTCCACTGGAGACTATTGGCAAAACCTGTACGTAGAGCTTATCTCCTTCGGTTTTGAGGTGGTGCTGGCCAATGGAAAGTTCACCAAGAATGCCAAGGGTAAAAAAACAGACGTTAAGGATTGCCGATGGATACAGAAACTCCACACCCTAGGGTTGCTCAGCGGCAGCTTCCTACCAGATCTTACAACCGAACAGTTGAGGACATTCTGTCGCCAAAGGGGAAACTGGATAGATCTGGCCGCTTCGGCTACGCACAAGATGCAGAAGTACCTAAAACTATTGAACTTTAGATTGGACGTAGTGGTCAAGGACGTATGTGGCCTTACAGGCATGAAGATCATTGAGGATATCTGCAAGGGCAACCTTGATCCCCTTAGTCTAGCCGAGCACCGCCACTACAACTGCAGAAAACCAAAAGAAGAAATTGCCAGTGCACTCCACGGCAACAACCGGTCTGACTATCTCTTTGGACTACAACAAGAGTTCGAGGCCTATAAGTTCTTTCAAAAAAAGATTGCGGACTGCGACAAAAAGATCGAACATTTTATAAAGCAAGAACTGAAACAGCATCCTGAGCGCGGGAAAATGAAAACAACTGAAAAGCCGCATAAGAGGATGAACAAAAATGCACCACAGATCAAAGATCTGAACCAAATAGCTTTCCGCTATTTTGACGGGGTTGATCTCTTTGCCATCGAAGGATTGAGCCACTCCACGATATTGACCATTATGAGCGAGATAGGTCCCGAGGGCTTCAATAAGTTCGGCTCATCTAAACAATTTACTTCCTGGCTCAGGCTAGCGCCCAATAATAAGATATCAGGAAAGAAAATACTAAGCAACAGAGTGCCTAAGGGAAGTAACCGGCTAAAGATCGCCCTGCGCCAAGCGGCCAATGCCATAGGCAACCTAAAGGGCACCCATCTATCCGACTTTTTCCGAAGGGTCGCCTACCGCAAGGGAAGGCATTCGGCAGTGAGTGCAACGGCTCGAAAACTCGCAGTAATTATATGGAACATGATCACAAAAAAAATCCAATATCAGCCTCCGAAACAATACTTGTTCCTGGACCAAAAAAGAAAACTCGGACTAGTGAACCGCATTAAAAAACAAATGGATAAATTTGAATTGAAACCAGAGGACCTAGGGTTTAAAAACAACCTGAATATCAGCAACTTAATTTGA
- a CDS encoding IS110 family RNA-guided transposase, whose protein sequence is MEETVSMEIVNPHAAGIDIGSRSHWVAVGQSEPDVREFGVFNQDLFALADWLDERKIMTVAMESTGTYWQNLYAVLVARGFHVILCNGKFTKNIKGKKSDVMDCQWIQKLHTLGLLSGSFLPDGQTEQLRTYCRHRSNLLHAAASTSKKMQKYLRLLNFRLDVVVKDICGLTGLLIIRAICQGEKDPQKLASLRHGNCRRSEEEIASALQSNGRKDYLFALGQELETYDHLQLKIGQCDKEIAKMLEEIIGSDDNKREHHIDPKPHKRINKNTPREIDLNLKSYQMFEGTDLLAIEGMSYSTVLALMSEVGIEGIRKFPTAKHFASWLRLAPNNKVSGGKVLSSKVPKGSNRLKIALRNDANAIGNLKESTPLRDFFHRVNFRKGRVSAISATARKLAVIIWNMVVKVPYINPEGYLFLDQKRKLGLVKRIKKQIDKFGLTNEDIGFVNT, encoded by the coding sequence ATGGAAGAAACTGTTTCAATGGAAATTGTCAATCCCCATGCTGCGGGAATAGACATTGGGAGCCGCTCACATTGGGTGGCCGTTGGCCAATCCGAACCGGATGTTCGCGAGTTTGGCGTTTTTAATCAAGATCTTTTTGCCCTGGCCGATTGGTTGGATGAAAGGAAAATCATGACTGTTGCCATGGAAAGTACTGGTACTTATTGGCAAAATCTCTATGCAGTTCTTGTCGCTCGGGGTTTTCACGTAATCCTGTGCAATGGCAAGTTTACCAAGAACATCAAAGGAAAAAAAAGTGATGTAATGGACTGCCAATGGATACAAAAGCTGCACACTCTGGGACTGCTCAGCGGCAGTTTCCTGCCCGATGGACAGACCGAGCAGTTGCGCACCTATTGCAGGCACAGGTCCAATCTGCTCCATGCGGCAGCCTCTACCTCCAAAAAAATGCAGAAATATCTCAGACTGCTCAATTTCCGCTTGGATGTGGTAGTGAAGGATATCTGTGGCCTTACGGGACTTTTGATCATTCGCGCAATTTGCCAGGGGGAAAAGGATCCGCAAAAGCTTGCGTCACTAAGGCACGGCAACTGTCGTAGAAGTGAAGAGGAGATAGCCAGTGCTTTGCAATCAAATGGAAGAAAGGATTACCTATTCGCTCTTGGGCAGGAATTGGAGACCTATGACCACCTGCAATTAAAAATAGGACAGTGCGACAAGGAGATAGCAAAAATGCTCGAGGAGATCATCGGTTCGGACGACAATAAGCGGGAGCACCACATTGATCCAAAACCCCATAAGAGGATCAACAAAAACACGCCCAGGGAAATAGACCTAAACTTAAAGTCGTATCAGATGTTCGAGGGAACAGACCTATTGGCCATAGAGGGAATGAGCTACTCCACAGTTCTGGCACTAATGAGTGAGGTGGGAATCGAAGGGATCCGGAAGTTTCCAACCGCAAAACACTTTGCGAGCTGGTTGCGATTGGCGCCAAACAATAAAGTAAGCGGTGGCAAGGTGCTATCCAGCAAAGTGCCCAAGGGTAGCAACCGTTTAAAAATTGCGCTACGCAATGACGCAAATGCCATAGGGAACTTAAAAGAATCAACCCCATTGCGTGACTTCTTCCATCGTGTCAACTTTAGAAAAGGACGCGTATCGGCCATTAGTGCCACAGCACGAAAGCTTGCAGTGATTATTTGGAACATGGTGGTCAAGGTACCCTATATAAATCCAGAAGGGTACCTATTCCTAGACCAAAAAAGAAAGCTGGGATTGGTGAAGCGTATAAAGAAACAAATCGATAAATTTGGTTTGACCAATGAAGATATAGGTTTTGTAAATACCTAA
- a CDS encoding barstar family protein encodes MTTFKIDGKKLTDWNSFHSEFKSELNFPDYYGENMDAWIDCVDKLTEKLTLLQIENGKFLKENKPELLNAILECGAFVNYRKIEQGEKPNLIIAVD; translated from the coding sequence ATGACAACATTCAAAATCGATGGTAAGAAACTAACTGATTGGAATTCATTTCACTCTGAATTTAAATCCGAACTAAATTTTCCAGATTATTACGGAGAAAATATGGATGCTTGGATTGACTGTGTTGATAAATTAACCGAAAAGCTAACATTATTGCAAATTGAGAATGGTAAGTTTCTAAAAGAAAATAAACCTGAATTACTAAATGCTATTTTAGAGTGTGGAGCTTTTGTCAATTATAGAAAAATAGAGCAAGGCGAAAAACCGAATTTAATAATTGCAGTTGATTAA
- a CDS encoding group II intron maturase-specific domain-containing protein gives MFLGYDCAISISSRKRIADKLEELNVNKLNFKNIVGVAHYLNPMIRGWVHYYGKFKMYELTKVFWLLSARLVWWARRRYMRYKTSMGKGYKWLATIRDQFPTLFYHWLFPEINVIA, from the coding sequence ATGTTCTTAGGCTATGACTGTGCCATCAGCATTAGTTCGAGAAAACGGATCGCCGACAAATTGGAAGAACTCAATGTGAACAAGTTAAATTTTAAGAATATTGTAGGGGTTGCCCACTACCTCAATCCAATGATAAGGGGATGGGTACACTACTATGGTAAATTTAAGATGTACGAACTCACAAAAGTCTTTTGGTTGCTCAGTGCGCGATTGGTTTGGTGGGCAAGGAGAAGGTACATGCGATACAAAACCAGCATGGGGAAAGGCTATAAATGGTTGGCAACAATTAGGGATCAATTTCCTACCTTGTTCTACCATTGGCTATTTCCCGAAATCAATGTAATCGCTTAG